From Rhodovastum atsumiense, a single genomic window includes:
- the cobT gene encoding nicotinate-nucleotide--dimethylbenzimidazole phosphoribosyltransferase produces MSAAALADTPTAWTVPEIPPLARHLAPALQQRIDDKTKPRGAFGRLEELALRLGLMQATLQPRLVAPTVVIFAGDHGLAAEGVSPFPQEVSAQVARAILAGHAGSAVMARQAGLALKLVDAGLAVDLPPHPDLIVMKVRAGSRNALHEPALTPAEVTLCLQRGATVVDALAAQGCNALLPGEKGIGNSSAAALIYAALLERPLHECVGIGAGSAGSALARKQDVLAQVWRRHHAARTPLAALSAFGGCEIAMMTGAMLQAASRRMLVMVDGVIATAAMLAATRLAPAVRDYAVFAHLSGDGPHRHAVAALGGRPLLDLGLRLGEASGAALAWPLVRASVAMLDEMASFDEAGVSGREVVLPCSG; encoded by the coding sequence ATGAGCGCCGCGGCCCTGGCGGACACTCCCACCGCCTGGACAGTGCCAGAGATCCCGCCGCTGGCGCGGCACCTGGCACCGGCGCTGCAGCAACGCATCGACGACAAGACCAAGCCGCGCGGCGCCTTCGGCCGGCTGGAGGAACTGGCGCTGCGGCTGGGGCTGATGCAGGCCACGCTGCAGCCGCGGCTGGTGGCGCCGACGGTGGTAATCTTCGCCGGCGACCACGGGCTGGCGGCCGAAGGCGTGTCGCCCTTCCCCCAGGAAGTCTCGGCGCAGGTGGCGCGCGCCATCCTGGCCGGCCATGCCGGCAGCGCGGTGATGGCGCGGCAGGCGGGGCTGGCGCTGAAGCTGGTGGATGCGGGGCTGGCGGTGGACCTGCCGCCGCATCCCGACCTGATCGTGATGAAGGTGCGCGCGGGCAGCCGCAATGCACTGCATGAACCGGCCCTGACCCCGGCCGAGGTGACGCTGTGCCTGCAACGCGGCGCCACCGTCGTCGATGCGCTGGCGGCACAGGGCTGCAACGCCCTGCTGCCCGGCGAGAAAGGCATCGGCAATTCCTCGGCCGCGGCGCTGATCTACGCGGCGCTGCTGGAACGCCCGCTGCATGAATGCGTCGGCATCGGCGCCGGCAGCGCGGGATCAGCGCTGGCCCGCAAACAGGACGTGCTGGCGCAGGTCTGGCGGCGCCACCATGCCGCGCGCACGCCGCTGGCGGCGCTCTCGGCCTTCGGCGGCTGCGAGATCGCGATGATGACCGGGGCGATGCTGCAGGCGGCGTCGCGGCGGATGCTGGTAATGGTGGACGGGGTCATCGCCACCGCGGCGATGCTGGCAGCGACGCGGCTGGCGCCGGCCGTACGCGACTACGCCGTGTTCGCGCATCTCTCGGGCGATGGGCCGCACCGGCATGCGGTGGCGGCGCTGGGCGGGCGGCCGTTGCTGGACCTGGGGTTGCGGCTGGGCGAAGCGAGCGGGGCGGCGCTGGCCTGGCCGCTGGTGCGCGCCTCCGTCGCCATGCTGGATGAGATGGCGAGCTTCGACGAAGCCGGCGTGAGCGGGCGCGAGGTGGTGCTGCCATGCAGCGGCTGA
- a CDS encoding CheR family methyltransferase: protein MTPASFEVFATVLRNGSGLAIGPDKTYLLETRLVPILRREGLPGLDALAARLRLPGCGTLARDVVEAMTTNESFFFRDDRPFAHVRDHALPRLHAARPAGTRLRLWSAAASTGQEAYSLAMIISEIQAMLTGRGVEILGTDIARAPLARARAGLYTQFEIQRGLPMQMLVRHFRKEGAQWRIAPALRNMTVFREWNLLDDLRPLGRFDIVFCRNVLIYFDPPTKTCVLEAIARQMAPDGLLYLGGAETVLGLCDRFVPYGEERGVYTLAPAQPAVADRLERTIVCAG from the coding sequence ATGACCCCGGCGAGCTTCGAGGTCTTCGCCACGGTGCTGCGCAACGGCTCCGGCCTCGCCATTGGTCCCGATAAGACCTACCTGCTGGAGACGCGGCTGGTGCCCATCCTGCGGCGGGAAGGACTGCCCGGACTGGATGCGCTGGCGGCGCGGCTGCGCCTGCCGGGATGCGGGACGCTGGCGCGCGACGTGGTCGAGGCGATGACCACCAACGAAAGTTTTTTCTTTCGCGACGACCGGCCTTTCGCGCATGTGCGCGACCACGCCTTGCCGCGCCTGCACGCCGCGCGGCCGGCAGGGACGCGGCTGCGCCTGTGGTCGGCCGCCGCGAGCACCGGGCAGGAAGCCTATTCGCTCGCCATGATCATCAGCGAGATCCAGGCGATGCTGACCGGGCGCGGGGTGGAGATCCTCGGCACCGACATCGCCCGCGCCCCGCTCGCCCGCGCCCGCGCCGGGCTCTATACGCAGTTCGAGATCCAGCGCGGCCTGCCGATGCAGATGCTGGTGCGGCATTTCCGCAAGGAAGGCGCGCAGTGGCGCATTGCCCCGGCACTGCGCAACATGACCGTGTTTCGTGAATGGAACCTGCTGGACGATTTGCGGCCGCTGGGCCGGTTCGACATCGTGTTCTGCCGCAACGTGCTGATCTATTTCGATCCGCCCACCAAGACCTGCGTGCTCGAAGCGATCGCGCGACAGATGGCACCGGATGGGCTGCTCTATCTCGGCGGCGCCGAGACGGTGCTCGGCCTGTGCGACCGTTTTGTGCCTTATGGCGAGGAACGCGGGGTCTATACCCTCGCCCCGGCTCAGCCGGCGGTTGCCGACCGACTGGAGCGGACGATCGTCTGCGCCGGCTGA
- a CDS encoding protein-glutamate methylesterase/protein-glutamine glutaminase, which translates to MSETLAPLLARPSPEAARVLLCDDSAVIRGAIARMLNADPTIHVAARVANGRAALEAVGREHFDVAVLDIEMPEMDGLTALPLLLRADPRLRVIMASTLTTRGADIALRALRLGAADYVPKPSVAAIADDSFRRELLAKVKGLARLRRHAVATATPPGAPRPVMGTAAAPTTVRPAARERPLLVAVGSSTGGPQALFTLVQGLGTGLKVPVVITQHMPAAFTPILADHLTRLGATPCAEARDGEPIEAGRIYLAPGDRHLLVEGRPGALRARLSDAAPENFCRPSVDPMLRSATLACSGRVLVVMLTGMGHDGREGTRAVIEAGGTALAQDEASSVVWGMPGAVAQAGLCHRVLPLPAIAPRVLDLLRDAGKGP; encoded by the coding sequence GTGAGCGAAACTCTCGCGCCGCTGCTTGCCCGGCCTTCGCCCGAGGCCGCACGTGTCCTGCTCTGCGACGATTCGGCGGTGATTCGCGGCGCGATCGCGCGCATGCTGAACGCCGACCCCACCATCCACGTGGCCGCGCGCGTCGCCAACGGCCGCGCCGCGCTGGAGGCGGTCGGGCGCGAACATTTCGACGTCGCCGTGCTCGACATCGAGATGCCGGAGATGGACGGGCTGACGGCGCTGCCGCTGCTGTTGCGCGCCGATCCCCGGCTGCGGGTGATCATGGCCAGCACCCTGACCACACGCGGCGCCGATATCGCGTTGCGGGCGCTGCGGCTGGGGGCGGCCGACTACGTGCCCAAGCCCTCGGTCGCCGCGATCGCCGATGACAGCTTCCGCCGCGAGCTGCTGGCCAAGGTGAAGGGCCTGGCCCGGCTGCGCCGCCATGCCGTCGCGACGGCGACGCCGCCCGGTGCGCCACGGCCGGTGATGGGCACGGCGGCGGCGCCAACGACAGTCCGGCCGGCGGCACGGGAACGGCCGCTGCTGGTCGCGGTCGGCAGTTCCACCGGCGGACCGCAGGCCCTGTTCACTCTGGTCCAGGGGCTTGGAACCGGGCTGAAGGTTCCGGTGGTGATCACCCAGCACATGCCGGCGGCCTTCACCCCGATCCTGGCCGACCACCTGACCCGGCTCGGGGCCACGCCCTGCGCCGAGGCGCGCGACGGCGAGCCGATCGAGGCGGGACGGATCTACCTGGCGCCGGGCGACCGGCATCTGCTGGTGGAAGGCCGGCCCGGCGCGCTGCGGGCGCGCCTGTCCGATGCAGCCCCGGAGAATTTCTGCCGCCCCTCGGTCGATCCGATGCTGCGCAGCGCCACCCTGGCCTGTAGCGGCCGCGTGCTGGTGGTGATGCTGACCGGCATGGGCCATGACGGACGGGAGGGCACCCGCGCCGTGATCGAGGCCGGCGGCACCGCGCTCGCGCAGGACGAGGCCAGCTCCGTGGTCTGGGGCATGCCCGGGGCGGTAGCGCAGGCGGGGCTGTGCCACCGGGTGCTGCCCCTGCCGGCGATCGCGCCGCGGGTGCTGGACCTGCTGCGCGACGCGGGGAAAGGCCCATGA
- a CDS encoding CbtA family protein produces MVRNLLVRGMLVGILAGLLAFGFLKVFGEPQVDRAIAFEARMEQAKAATEAAGGSPAAEEEPELVSRPVQAGIGLFTGVVVFGAAIGGLFALVFASASGRLAATGPRATAAILAAIGFVTVYLAPFVKYPANPPAVGEPETIQIRTALYFAMILISVVAMLGAVLLRRRLVGRHGAWNASLFAGLAYLLVIVVANFALPTVNEVPEQFPADLLWQFRIASVGAQVILWTTLGLAFGPLAEHAMRRQATARHVLAAS; encoded by the coding sequence ATGGTCAGGAATTTGCTCGTCCGCGGGATGCTGGTCGGCATCCTCGCGGGATTGCTTGCCTTCGGCTTCCTGAAGGTCTTCGGCGAGCCCCAGGTCGATCGGGCCATCGCCTTCGAGGCCCGCATGGAGCAGGCCAAGGCCGCCACCGAGGCGGCCGGGGGATCACCGGCGGCGGAAGAAGAACCCGAACTGGTCAGCCGGCCGGTCCAGGCCGGCATCGGGCTGTTCACCGGCGTCGTCGTGTTCGGCGCCGCCATTGGCGGCCTGTTCGCGCTGGTCTTCGCCTCGGCTTCCGGGCGACTGGCCGCCACCGGGCCACGCGCCACTGCCGCGATCCTCGCCGCCATCGGCTTTGTCACGGTCTATCTGGCTCCCTTCGTCAAGTACCCAGCCAACCCGCCCGCGGTCGGCGAACCCGAAACCATCCAGATCCGCACCGCGCTCTATTTTGCGATGATCCTGATTTCAGTGGTGGCGATGCTGGGGGCGGTGCTGCTGCGCCGGCGGCTGGTTGGCCGCCATGGCGCCTGGAATGCATCGCTGTTTGCCGGGCTGGCGTATCTGCTCGTCATCGTCGTTGCCAACTTCGCCCTGCCGACCGTGAACGAGGTGCCCGAGCAATTCCCGGCCGACCTGCTGTGGCAATTCCGGATCGCCTCCGTCGGCGCCCAGGTGATCCTGTGGACCACGCTGGGACTGGCCTTCGGTCCCCTGGCGGAGCACGCCATGCGACGGCAAGCGACGGCACGGCACGTGCTGGCGGCCTCGTAA
- a CDS encoding cobyric acid synthase: MIQGTSSDVGKSMLVAGLCRAYTRRGLVVRPFKAQNMSNNAAVVRDADAPAEARGEIGRAQALQARACRVPASIHMNPVLLKPQTNIGSQVVLRGRVLGNCPARIYHQMRHGLMPAVVDSYERLAAEADLVLVEGAGSGAELYLRNSDITNMHLAETLDLPVVVLGDLDRGGTMAAIVGTHALLSSTDRARVAGYLVNKFRGDFSLFEPACEIISERTGWPFLGVLRWFEQADRLPAEDSLALERPATGGAGGLKVAVPHLSRIANFDDLDPLGAEPGVSVRWVHPGHPIPRDSDVIVLPGSKATRSDLDVLRREGWDLDILAHVRGGGRVVGLCAGFQMLGRVVRDPTGIEGPPGETPGLGLLDIETEIGGEKRLIEIDMLDHASGERVTGYEMHMGRTTGPGLARPWLLLDDGSGAPPRPEGAVSRCGRVTGAYVHGLFGADGFRARWLDRVGAQAAALDFEARTEAAIEALADHVEANLDLDALLALAR, encoded by the coding sequence ATGATCCAGGGCACCAGCTCCGATGTCGGCAAGAGCATGCTGGTGGCCGGGCTGTGCCGCGCCTACACGCGGCGCGGCCTGGTGGTGCGTCCGTTCAAAGCGCAGAACATGAGCAACAACGCCGCCGTGGTGCGTGATGCCGACGCCCCGGCCGAGGCGCGCGGCGAGATCGGCCGGGCGCAGGCGCTGCAGGCGCGGGCCTGCCGGGTGCCGGCCTCGATTCACATGAATCCGGTGCTGCTCAAGCCGCAGACCAATATCGGCTCGCAGGTGGTGCTGCGTGGCCGGGTGCTCGGCAACTGCCCGGCCCGCATCTATCACCAGATGCGGCACGGGCTGATGCCGGCGGTGGTGGACAGCTACGAGCGCCTCGCCGCCGAGGCCGACCTGGTACTGGTGGAGGGCGCGGGCAGCGGGGCGGAGCTCTATCTGCGCAATTCCGACATCACCAACATGCACCTGGCCGAGACGCTCGATTTGCCGGTGGTGGTGCTGGGCGACCTCGATCGCGGCGGCACCATGGCGGCGATCGTGGGCACGCATGCCCTGCTCTCCTCCACCGACCGCGCCCGCGTGGCGGGTTATCTGGTCAACAAGTTCCGTGGTGATTTCTCGCTGTTCGAGCCGGCCTGCGAGATCATTTCCGAGCGCACCGGCTGGCCGTTCCTGGGCGTGCTGCGCTGGTTCGAGCAGGCGGACCGACTGCCGGCCGAGGATTCGCTGGCGCTGGAACGCCCGGCCACGGGCGGCGCGGGCGGGCTGAAGGTGGCGGTGCCGCATCTCTCGCGCATCGCCAATTTCGACGATCTCGACCCGCTCGGCGCCGAGCCGGGGGTCTCGGTGCGCTGGGTGCATCCGGGCCATCCGATCCCGCGCGACAGCGACGTGATCGTGCTGCCCGGCTCCAAGGCGACGCGCAGCGACCTCGATGTGCTGCGACGCGAGGGCTGGGACCTGGATATCCTCGCGCATGTACGCGGCGGCGGCCGCGTGGTCGGGCTGTGTGCCGGATTCCAGATGCTCGGCCGCGTGGTGCGCGACCCCACCGGTATCGAGGGCCCGCCCGGCGAGACGCCGGGGCTTGGCCTGCTCGACATCGAGACCGAGATCGGCGGCGAGAAGCGCCTGATCGAGATCGACATGCTCGACCATGCCAGCGGCGAGCGCGTCACCGGCTACGAGATGCACATGGGCCGCACCACCGGCCCCGGTCTCGCACGTCCCTGGCTGCTGCTCGATGACGGCAGCGGCGCGCCGCCGCGTCCGGAAGGGGCGGTGTCGCGCTGTGGCCGCGTCACCGGTGCCTATGTGCACGGGCTGTTCGGCGCCGACGGCTTCCGCGCGCGCTGGCTCGATCGGGTCGGCGCGCAAGCGGCGGCGCTGGATTTCGAGGCGCGCACCGAAGCCGCGATCGAGGCACTGGCCGATCATGTCGAGGCCAATCTCGATCTGGATGCGCTGCTGGCGCTGGCCCGATGA
- a CDS encoding chemotaxis protein CheW: MMATPTSPRAAEAASAETHVLVTLTVAGQLCGVPVEAVRDVLSEQTITRIPLAPSEIAGSLNLRGRIVTAIDLHRRLGLPDAAPDAPRMSVVAEQGNELYALLVDQVSEVLSLPADGFERIPPTLPQSWAAHALGIHRLQDRLMVVLDVGRLLTLAPEA, from the coding sequence ATGATGGCCACCCCCACCTCGCCGCGCGCCGCCGAGGCGGCCAGCGCGGAGACGCATGTGCTCGTCACCCTCACCGTCGCCGGCCAGCTCTGCGGCGTCCCGGTGGAGGCGGTGCGCGATGTGCTGAGCGAACAGACGATCACGCGCATCCCGCTCGCGCCCTCGGAGATCGCCGGCAGCCTGAACCTGCGCGGGCGCATCGTCACCGCGATCGACCTGCACCGGCGACTCGGCCTGCCGGATGCTGCGCCCGACGCGCCGCGCATGTCGGTGGTCGCCGAGCAGGGCAACGAACTTTATGCGTTGCTGGTCGACCAGGTCAGCGAAGTGCTCAGCCTGCCCGCCGACGGCTTCGAACGCATCCCGCCGACCCTGCCGCAATCCTGGGCGGCGCATGCGCTGGGCATCCACCGGCTGCAGGACCGGCTGATGGTGGTGCTGGATGTCGGCCGCCTGCTGACGCTCGCGCCGGAGGCCTGA
- a CDS encoding response regulator, with the protein MAGGRLCLVVDDSVVVRRLARRILEAQGFAVHEAGNGEAALAACRATLPDCVLLDWNMPVMNGLDFLKALRGEFGARPPVVFCTTETEMTFVKQAIAQGAQEFIMKPFDEAILVGKFAQAGLL; encoded by the coding sequence ATGGCCGGCGGCCGTCTTTGCCTGGTGGTGGATGACAGCGTCGTCGTGCGCCGGCTGGCCCGCCGCATCCTGGAAGCCCAGGGCTTCGCCGTGCACGAGGCCGGGAACGGCGAGGCCGCCCTCGCCGCCTGTCGTGCCACCCTGCCCGACTGCGTGCTGCTGGACTGGAACATGCCGGTGATGAACGGGCTGGATTTCCTCAAGGCGCTGCGGGGCGAATTCGGCGCGCGGCCACCGGTGGTGTTCTGCACCACCGAGACCGAAATGACCTTCGTGAAGCAGGCGATCGCACAGGGGGCACAGGAATTCATCATGAAGCCGTTCGACGAGGCCATCCTGGTGGGCAAGTTCGCACAGGCCGGGCTGTTGTGA
- a CDS encoding CbtB domain-containing protein produces MMSDTTFLPDFAPAPIPLRDILPWALFGIVLLLALYFIGAEEGATSLISGMYVHEFVHDGRHLLGFPCH; encoded by the coding sequence ATGATGTCCGACACCACCTTCCTCCCTGATTTCGCGCCGGCCCCGATCCCGCTTCGGGACATCCTGCCATGGGCGCTGTTCGGCATCGTGTTGCTGCTCGCGCTGTATTTCATCGGCGCCGAGGAAGGCGCCACCTCGTTGATATCCGGCATGTACGTGCACGAATTCGTGCATGATGGGCGGCACCTGCTCGGCTTCCCCTGCCACTGA
- the bchE gene encoding magnesium-protoporphyrin IX monomethyl ester anaerobic oxidative cyclase: protein MRILLIHPNYHSGGAEIAGKWSPAWAAYLAGYLKAAGYADIRFIDAMNDDISDEALRDMLAAETPDIVGTAAITPAIYTAERVLKIAKEVHPNVITVLGGIHPTFMYQPVLMEAPWIDAIIRGEGEAVLLNLVRAVDQGRWPTERGQVNGIAYREDAQVIATPAEPPIRDVDTIVPDWSILDWKKYIYIPLGVPVATPNLARGCPFTCSFCSQWKFWRDYRVRDPKKVVDEIETLVRDHGVGFFILADEEPTINKKKFVEFCQELIDRGLPDKIQWGINTRVTDVLRDEADLPFYRKAGLVHISLGTEAAAQLKLDLFNKETTVADNKKAITLLRQNGIVTEAQFIVGLENETAETLEETYQMVMDWNPDMANWSMFTPWPFSDLFRELGDKVEVFDFEKYNFVTPIMKPAAMERGELLDRVMHNYRRFYMHKSLFSYPWQRDPYRRKYLLGCLKAYLKSAFERKFYDLGRFGYWGPQSKKKVDFHFDDRRDVAGATVTASAAAWKNAPRRKQEAATTAAAAAQIRACGGGDQQMAE from the coding sequence ATGCGGATCCTGCTGATCCATCCCAATTACCATTCCGGCGGTGCCGAGATCGCCGGCAAGTGGTCGCCCGCCTGGGCCGCCTATCTGGCGGGCTACCTGAAGGCGGCCGGCTACGCCGACATCCGCTTCATCGACGCGATGAACGACGACATCTCCGATGAAGCCCTGCGGGACATGCTCGCCGCCGAGACGCCCGACATCGTCGGCACCGCCGCCATCACCCCGGCGATCTACACCGCCGAACGGGTGCTGAAGATCGCCAAGGAGGTGCATCCGAACGTCATCACGGTGCTCGGTGGCATCCACCCGACCTTCATGTACCAGCCGGTGCTGATGGAAGCGCCCTGGATCGACGCGATCATCCGCGGCGAGGGCGAGGCGGTGCTGCTGAACCTGGTGCGCGCGGTCGACCAGGGACGCTGGCCGACCGAACGCGGCCAGGTCAACGGCATCGCCTACCGCGAGGACGCCCAGGTGATCGCCACCCCGGCCGAACCGCCGATCCGCGATGTCGACACCATCGTCCCGGACTGGAGCATCCTGGACTGGAAGAAATACATCTACATCCCGCTCGGCGTGCCGGTGGCGACGCCGAACCTCGCGCGCGGCTGCCCCTTCACCTGCAGCTTCTGCAGCCAGTGGAAGTTCTGGCGCGACTACCGCGTGCGCGACCCGAAAAAGGTGGTGGACGAGATCGAGACGCTGGTGCGCGACCATGGCGTCGGCTTCTTCATCCTCGCCGACGAAGAGCCCACCATCAACAAGAAGAAGTTCGTCGAGTTCTGCCAGGAACTGATCGACCGCGGCCTGCCCGACAAGATCCAGTGGGGCATCAACACGCGTGTCACCGACGTGCTGCGCGATGAGGCCGACCTGCCATTTTACCGCAAGGCCGGATTGGTGCATATCTCGCTTGGCACCGAGGCGGCGGCACAGCTCAAGCTCGACCTGTTCAACAAGGAAACCACTGTCGCCGACAACAAGAAGGCGATCACGCTGCTGCGCCAGAACGGCATCGTCACCGAGGCGCAGTTCATCGTCGGGCTGGAGAACGAGACGGCGGAAACGCTGGAAGAAACCTACCAGATGGTCATGGACTGGAATCCGGACATGGCCAACTGGTCGATGTTCACCCCCTGGCCGTTCTCCGACCTGTTCCGCGAGCTTGGCGACAAGGTCGAGGTGTTCGACTTCGAGAAATACAACTTTGTCACCCCGATCATGAAGCCGGCGGCGATGGAGCGCGGCGAGCTGCTCGACCGGGTGATGCACAACTACCGCCGCTTCTACATGCACAAGTCGCTGTTCTCCTATCCGTGGCAGCGCGACCCGTACCGGCGGAAATATCTGCTCGGCTGCCTGAAGGCCTATCTGAAGAGCGCGTTCGAACGGAAATTCTACGACCTCGGCCGGTTCGGCTACTGGGGCCCGCAGTCGAAGAAGAAGGTGGACTTCCATTTCGACGATCGCCGCGACGTCGCCGGGGCCACCGTGACCGCATCGGCGGCAGCCTGGAAAAACGCGCCCCGGCGCAAGCAGGAAGCCGCCACCACCGCGGCGGCGGCAGCGCAGATCCGTGCCTGCGGTGGCGGCGACCAGCAAATGGCGGAGTGA
- a CDS encoding carbohydrate porin, with product MPFPAAACPHALRSCLPRGTLALLLASAATLPAQAADAEAGFWEREHMLGDPGGLRSRLEDAGVTLTLQETSEVLGNVSGGFRQGAVYEGATLMGVQVDTGKAFGLPGGTFNASAYQIHGRGLSSNNIGNINTVSGIEATRATRLFELWYEQALFDDRVSVRVGQQAADQEFQVSQYGGLFINASFGWPTLAAVDLPSGGPAYPLATPGVRLKVKPREDLAVLLGVYSGDPAPVGENPDPQVRNPSGTSFTLNRGVFVIGEVQYSINGGEDATGLPGTYKVGGWYNSNQFSDQRYANDGLLLADPSSSGVALGRTNNWSLYAVADQMVWRKPGTKDQGIGVFGRITGTTNDRNPVNFFMNVGVTWKGAIPARENDTIGLGIGYAHIGAKARRYDRDVTYFTDASYPIRNSETVLELTYQAQVTPWLIVQPDFQYVFRPAGGVPDPLDPTKRIGDAAIFGLRSTITF from the coding sequence ATGCCTTTTCCTGCTGCTGCCTGCCCCCATGCGCTGCGATCCTGCCTGCCGCGCGGCACCCTCGCCCTGTTACTCGCGAGTGCCGCGACGCTGCCGGCGCAGGCCGCCGACGCGGAGGCCGGCTTCTGGGAACGCGAGCACATGCTCGGTGATCCCGGCGGGCTGCGCTCCCGGCTGGAGGATGCCGGCGTCACCCTGACCCTGCAGGAGACCAGCGAGGTGCTCGGCAATGTCAGCGGCGGCTTCCGCCAGGGCGCGGTCTACGAGGGCGCCACGCTGATGGGGGTGCAGGTCGATACCGGGAAGGCGTTCGGCCTGCCCGGCGGCACCTTCAACGCCAGCGCCTACCAGATCCACGGCCGTGGCCTGAGTTCCAACAACATCGGCAACATCAACACCGTCAGCGGCATCGAGGCCACCCGCGCCACCCGGTTGTTCGAGCTGTGGTACGAGCAGGCGCTGTTCGACGACCGCGTCTCGGTGCGCGTCGGCCAGCAGGCGGCCGACCAGGAATTCCAGGTTTCCCAGTATGGCGGGCTGTTCATCAATGCATCGTTCGGCTGGCCGACCCTGGCGGCGGTAGACCTGCCCTCCGGCGGCCCGGCCTATCCGCTGGCCACCCCCGGCGTGCGGCTGAAGGTGAAGCCGCGCGAGGATCTCGCTGTCCTGCTCGGCGTCTACAGCGGCGACCCCGCCCCGGTCGGGGAGAATCCGGATCCGCAGGTGCGCAACCCCTCCGGCACCTCGTTCACCCTGAACCGCGGCGTCTTCGTCATCGGCGAGGTGCAGTACAGCATCAACGGCGGCGAGGACGCGACCGGGCTTCCCGGCACCTACAAGGTCGGTGGCTGGTACAACTCCAACCAGTTCTCCGACCAGCGCTATGCCAATGACGGCCTGCTGCTCGCCGATCCGTCGAGCAGCGGGGTGGCGCTGGGCCGCACCAACAACTGGAGCCTCTATGCCGTGGCCGACCAGATGGTCTGGCGCAAGCCCGGCACCAAGGACCAGGGCATCGGCGTGTTCGGCCGCATCACCGGCACCACCAATGACCGCAATCCGGTGAACTTCTTCATGAACGTGGGCGTCACCTGGAAGGGGGCGATCCCCGCCCGCGAGAACGACACGATCGGGTTGGGCATCGGCTATGCCCATATCGGTGCCAAGGCCCGCCGCTACGATCGCGACGTGACGTATTTCACCGATGCGTCCTATCCGATCCGCAACAGCGAGACGGTGCTGGAACTGACCTACCAGGCGCAGGTCACGCCATGGCTGATCGTGCAGCCGGACTTCCAGTACGTGTTCCGCCCGGCCGGCGGCGTGCCCGATCCGCTCGATCCCACCAAGCGCATCGGCGACGCCGCCATCTTCGGGCTGCGCAGCACCATCACCTTCTGA